Proteins from a single region of Candidatus Poribacteria bacterium:
- a CDS encoding GNAT family N-acetyltransferase — MEVGVIIAPDEAHAEQIKPFLAHKGGGFKWHLERSVVETLDDLETRFYIGKMDEEIIANIMIVEHGHVGILGHVFTTPTQRRKGACKLVMQFQMEDFRQRDGEALYLGTGYNSHPYYIYNSFGFESVFSGSGFMKYRAVDDFDDRYFAASPVHAKDVVWHDWSKMTALTGIVEGDYLRSIAFGIYGPANFEGGFLGFKQALEDGDTYHDAKLLESDSGAIVGMATVSWDMRWQPDTAVLDLFVHPNFYGSASTLLEAIDLPDAKIQCYVESTSTRKADAVQNAGFHHEATLKNQIHHQDRGIDVLVFAHN; from the coding sequence ATGGAAGTCGGCGTTATCATTGCCCCAGACGAAGCGCATGCGGAACAGATTAAACCGTTCTTAGCACACAAGGGAGGCGGCTTCAAGTGGCATCTTGAACGCTCCGTTGTCGAAACGCTTGATGATTTGGAGACACGCTTTTACATTGGCAAGATGGATGAAGAAATCATCGCAAACATCATGATAGTTGAACACGGGCACGTCGGTATTCTTGGGCATGTTTTTACAACACCGACGCAACGTCGTAAGGGCGCTTGCAAATTGGTGATGCAGTTTCAAATGGAGGACTTTCGTCAGCGGGACGGTGAAGCACTCTACCTCGGAACTGGATATAACAGCCACCCCTACTACATCTACAACAGTTTTGGCTTTGAGAGTGTTTTCTCCGGTTCGGGCTTCATGAAATACCGTGCGGTCGATGACTTCGATGACCGGTATTTTGCCGCGAGTCCTGTTCACGCAAAGGATGTCGTATGGCACGATTGGTCCAAGATGACCGCTCTAACTGGGATCGTAGAGGGCGACTATCTTCGGAGTATCGCATTCGGTATCTACGGACCGGCAAATTTCGAGGGCGGCTTTCTTGGGTTCAAACAGGCACTGGAAGATGGGGATACCTACCACGACGCCAAGCTGCTTGAATCGGACTCCGGTGCAATTGTCGGCATGGCGACAGTCTCTTGGGATATGCGCTGGCAACCCGACACAGCGGTGTTGGACCTTTTCGTCCATCCGAACTTCTATGGATCGGCATCAACCCTGCTTGAAGCGATTGATCTTCCAGATGCCAAAATCCAGTGTTATGTTGAATCAACCTCAACGCGCAAAGCCGACGCGGTCCAGAATGCGGGATTCCACCACGAAGCGACGTTAAAAAACCAAATCCACCATCAGGATAGGGGCATTGATGTACTGGTTTTTGCACACAATTAA